The DNA region TCcagcatctttgtctttaaagatctaaattctgagggctggcaccatgacacagtaggttaatcacccacctgcaaagccggcatcccatatgggctccggttctagtcccagctgcttcttttcctatccagctctctgctgtggcctgggaaagcagtggagatggttcaagtgcttgggcccctgcacgcacatgggagaccaggaggaggcacctagctcctggctttggatcagtgcagctctggctgttgcagccatttggggagtgaaccaatagaaggaagacctttctctctgtttctccctctcactgtctgtaactctgcctctcaaataaataaaatattttttaaaagagctaaaTTCTGAGGATTATGTGTTTGAATGAAATCTAGAAAATAGCTAAGTGATAATTATTTGGTTATTCAGTTCTTCATATTCTGTGTTCTTTCTCCTCCCATCTCTTCTATCTTTATAGATGGTGTGGCTGTTTTTAGggcctttttaaaatctcaattctgtgaagaaaatatagacttctggctggcttgtgaagacttcaaaaaaatcaaatcatcccAGAAGCTGTCctcaaaagcaaaggaaatataTATAGAATTCATAGAAAAAGATGCCCCAAAAGAGGTAAGATAAAAATACTCATTTCAGCATAATGTGGACATCCTTGGCACCAAAGGCAGCAAAAGAATTAGACATTAGATTAAACCAGTGGTGAGGAATGGTGAAAGGATATCTCCCCTGGCATTCTGGTTTTCAACTGTATCTGAAGACCTGGCAGGTGAAGCTCATCACATGGTACAGCttctttttgtgtttcattttcaaatagcagAGCAATGGGTACTGAGTGATTCTCTAGGAATGAATACTGAGTaatctgcttttttgttttatttcaggtAAACATAGACTTCCAAACCAAAATCCTTATtgtccaaaatatacaaaatgctaCAACTGGCTGTTTTACATCTGCACAGAAAAGGGTTTAcagcttgatggagaataactccTATCCCCATTTCTTGGCATCAGAATTCTACCAGAACTTGTGTAAAAAACCACAAATCACCACAGAGCACCATGCTATATGATTTGAAAAAGGGAGCCCCAGAGTGAGAGACATGtctttctgcatcctgaggtAGAAGGCTGTCACCTACCAAAGAGAATGACATTGAATTCAGCCTGGTTGTTTGGGAAACATCTCTCAGAACTACTGATTCCAAGTTGGGTAGTGAATCAGGAAGCTGCTGACTGTCTAGGAGAATCTTGTATCAGAATAACTTCCACTGCTCTACAGACACATGGAAAGAATATGTGGCCTGAATGTGgagggtctcactggaaaagcaagAATATGAAATGGAAGATAACACAATTTatccaaacacatgaaaaatcaaTGTCTGAGATTATGTGGCCTTGGCTAGCTGGCTGTACATCTTTCCCTAAGCCCGTCCATGTTACCACATAGtggctttatttttcagttttgagtCCTAACATTAGCAGGTTTGCTCTGTGCAAGAGTATTGAAGTTCTTGTGACTCCAGATCATCCATACTATTCTTATGCATGGTTGAACCTGAAATGGTCTGTTTGAATTGCTAGATAGTTTGTGAAATAGAGTgggtgctcatgtgtagaaagcTACAGTGTCTGTTACAAGTGCCAAAAACTGtcttgaaggcagcagaagtttgaagtggtctttggatattttaatacattttttgataaataatgCCATTGAATGCTTGGAGTCCAGGtatgagttgatttgattttaatAGTTGGAAATATGTCAAGCCCAAGGGGAAACATCTGTCTAGGGAAGCAGAAGCATCTGTTGCTGTGCCTGTCCTTGGAGAACTGGCATCCCCCAGAGTGATTCTCTGATTCTCAGATGAGGGTAGCAGGGAAGATACAATTTTCTAAACCTAAGTTACAGCACATCCTTAGAACCACCCTGTGTCAAGCCTcttggtataattttttaaagatcaaggTCATTAATAAGAACAATAGGACTTTGATTTAAAGCCCTTCATGAGTATTAAGAACCAACTAAATAGAAGTGAAGGGTGTGGAGACAAGCACCAATGTTAGGTTATTCAATTGCTCCAATGAAGAAAGAGCCAAATAAGGGGAACATGGGCCTCCCTCTTTTGTCTTTTCCCCCTTGGTTCTAAGCTTTCTTTGACATGTTCCATGGAACTGTATTTTGGCAAATATCTGTGATGGGCTTATCTGGGCCAGTGATTTGAAAAAGAGTAGAAGACATGGTTGTCTACTGGggaggaaatggagagaaaagatGGAGACTCAAACCTTATTTTCTTAGAAACAGATTTCCATATGATCATCAAGGGTAAGGTCATCATCCACAACTTGACAGACTTTACCAGATCTACCTTCAGGATGTCCCAGGCACCCTGTCCTTCTCCTACTGCAGCCACCTGCTTCCTCGCTGGTGTTGTCATTCTTCACCTGGATCTCAGAAGGCCTCAGTACCTGTGTCCTGCTTCTGACCTgttcttgaaaatttattttaacatcatttttctcATATTACATTTATGCTCAGAAAACTTGGACTCCTTGGCTCTAAAATCATGGTAAACTCTTGTGCCTAAGACTACAATTTCTCTCTAATAGCTTGGTTTGTTTTCTGCCTTGCTACTCCTATCAGCAATATTTGATACAGGCTTTTTTTATGGGGCCCAAGATATACTATGTCCTCTTATTGATCcaatttccctccctctttctctgcctttcaagtgtattttttaaaaagttttttttttaaacaaaatactcTGTTCACTTGAATTTTACTCATTTGTCAAGGCTCAGATcgattcatttccatgaactacCCTCAAGGGTATATAAGTTTTCTTTCTCAAGTAAATGATCAATAACTGTACCATTCTGACATACTCTActtcattttcaaagtaattaATAAAGTTGCAGTCTTGGAAGATATTCAGGACCCACTGCTCATTGATGATCTAATTAAATAATTGATTGGTTGAATGAtgcacaaactttttttaaaagattttttatttgaaaagcagagttattgagaggcaggggcagagagagagagagatctttcatctgctagtgcATTCAAAGGATGGAGCTGGgctcaatccaaaaccaggagcctggagtttcttccaggtctccatagTAGAGAGATGTATTTTGGAATTGGaatatctgggactggaaccagtgccaataagggatgctggcactgcaggtggtagctttacatgctacaccacattgctggcccccaaCAAACTCTTAATTGAAACTACATACAGTGGGGAGCCAGTACTGTgttatagctggttaagccaccacctgcagtgctggcatcccatatgagtacaagTTCctttcccagctactccacttccaatccagcttcctaccaatgcccctgggaaagcagcagaggatggcccaagtgcttgggcccctgcacccacatgggagacctggaagaagctcctggctcctggctttggcctggcccaatcccacccagtgtggtcatgtggggaaatgaatcagcagatggaatatctcactctctccctccctctctctctttctcctctgtgtctctgcatttcaaataaataagtcaatcaaaAATGTGTTCTTAAAATGTAACTGAAGAAGAAGGCGCTgaggcatagtgagtaaagccactgccttcagtgccggcatcccatatgggcaccagtttgagacccagctgctccacttctgatccagctctctgctatggcctgagaaagcagtggaagatggccaaagttcttgggccgctGCTCCAaaggaaggagacctggaagaagctcctggctcctggcttcagatcagcccagctctggccattatggccattttggggagtgaaccagtgggtagaaattctctatctttctctgtctctctgactttgcctctctctaactccgcctttcaaataactaaaatattttttaaaatgtaactgaaaacaaatcatttaaatattCTAGGTGGGACTGAACAAAAATATCCATGGGGCAAGAGCTATTTTCTCATAGGGTGAACCATTGAAGGAGTAGCACTTGATTTTGTTGTGCTTGTTTAACCTCCAATGGTATCTATTCTTTCTCCTTCACATATTCACTACCATCATCAAGGCTTCATTTGTGTCATGCCAATGTTACTTCATAGTCTTTGTGGGTTCTCTCATATTAGTTTCCTTTTTCCAATTCATCTTACATATGgagtcagatttctttttttttttcttaagatttatttgtttatttgaaagtcagaattacacagagaaaaagagaggcagacagggagagagaggtcttccattagctggttcactccccaattggccgcaaaagccagagctaggcctatccgaagccaggatccagaagcttcttctgggtctcccatgtgggtgcagaggcccaagcacctaggccatcttctactgctttcccaggccatagcagagagctggatgggaagtggaacaactgggactcaaactggcacccatatgggatgccagcaatgcaggcagtggctttaccagctatgccactgtgctggcccaagATTTCTTTTAATAAACACCTATTTTACCATATattgttttctcttcaaatatttccaaagtacCATGGAAAGAGCACTGGATTTAAGTTAGTGAATAAGATTCTGATCATACAGCATTAACTTTCTGGTTAACCCAGTAACCATCATCCCTTGGGACCTCAAGTTACTTCATCTCTAAGGGAGTTGACTAGATCGATAAAAATGCTTCCAGCTCCAAAATTATGTCTGGATTTGGATGTTCATTAGAATATGTCCCTACCCTGacgactttattttttttttaccaaaaatatCTAACATAAAATCATGGCTTCTATCCATTTGCTGCCTTCCTGattagaataaacaaaaacaccATGATTTTACTCGTGGTGACCTTCTGTCTGGATTGCTCCCTCTTCCCTTAATCTTCCCACATCTGACACATTCTTCAAGACTCAACTCAACATCTTAAGGTACAACAGTTCATTAATCTCCGGCCCAACCTCAGGTTCAAAATATACTTGTTGAGTACCTACTCAAATAAGGCCCTAGTGACACctagaggaagaaaggaaattcctGCCCCTGTGGAATTTACAATCCATTGGGGTCAAAGGTAATGAATAAGtcacaaaataaaacaaggtaGTTCTGGATTTTGACAAATgcttgtgagaaaaaaaaaaaactaagtgatGAGACAAAAAGACTTgactgcctgggaaggcacattCTATatgtttcatgaatttttttaaaggtatattatttatttgaaagacagagttacagagagaggtagagacaggaggtcttccagccgctggttcactccccagaggaccacaaaagtcggagctgcaccaatccgaagccaggagcttcttctgggtctcccacatgggtgcaggggcccaaggacatgggccatcttctactgctatcccaggccatagcagagagctgggtcagaagaggagcagccaagactagaaccggcacccatatgggatgccgatgcttcagtccagggtgttaagccgctgagccacagcaccagcccctccatgaatTTGTATTGACTGAACAACTAAACTCcagactctgccttttaataacaAATCCTCTTTGAATAGGATAAATGTAAAAGTTATTTTAGCTAGGTCACAACTTTCTCTTAGTTCCAAAATAATCTTTgtctataaaaataatcttttaatcaaAATACagtatgtgatattttaaaatttgaaatcattatTTACCTTTTAGAATTTATGTATGTCAAGGGAACAGATTtgatgtattttgtatatacaatcttaagagcataatgatatttctcattctccctttctccttccctccctccatccttccttactgttcttttaagttttgtgatgacatactttcCATTTACTTCATAATAACAAGAGTAATCCTTCAATAAATAAGGAATTCAGCCGGTGCCGTgcctcactaagctaatcctctgcctgcggcaccggcaccccgggttctagtcccagtcagggtgccggattctgtccaagttgcccctcttccaggccagctctccgctatggcctgggagtgcagtggaggatggcccaagtccttgggtcctacaccagcataggagaccaagagaagcacctggcttcagatcagcatgctgtggcagccattagagggtgaaccaatggcaaaaggaaggcctttctctctttctctctctctcactgtccattctgtctgtcaaataaataaataaggaattcatCAAGTTTAATGACATAAAAAAATCTCTTGAATTATTTCTGAAATGATCAAGAATAACAGGTTTATCCAACTATTGTGCCAATCTTGTGATGATACACCAGAGTAATGATCAAGATAATCTTCACCCTTATGattaagtttgtatttatttattttagatatgagagagatggaggcagatAAAGAAAGCtcctcccatccactagttcattcctcagttgCCCACAAAggcccatgctgggccaggccaaaaacaaaagctggaaactccatctggacctcccacagggatggcaaggacccacatacttgagtcatcatctgctgtctcccagagtgcacattagcaagaactaTTTTCAAGCTCTGTCTTGAAGCACCTTGTCTACTACCAAGGGAGAGATCTCAATGTTCTGTGTCAGTGTCAGTGTCAGTGTCAGTGTCAGCCTCTTGTTTGGTGCCACACCTTTAGCCCTTTGAACGCACTGTTCTTGTGCCTAAAATAGCCTTTTATCCTCTGATTGAGGTGATCTTAACATTATTCAGCTCTTTGATAAAATTGGACTTTTTCAAAACTTCACAGATGAACTCCAGGCAGGATGAATAATTTCTTCTTATCTCCTGCAGTATTTTATCATACATCCATTAtagcattttattgaaataatataCCTCAAAGCATCACTTTCTGTACTTACTTTTTAGAGCTATCTCCTCTGTCAATAAGATTATTCAATGTCCAGTTTATTTGTTTACTGTTTTTTACACACTAttacatgtattttttctttaatcagtgttttgtagttttcaataTACATGTTCTACACATTTTTGTTAGATTTACAAGTTatgatttttttatgatttatttacttaaaaggcagtcatagagagaaggagaagcacatggcgcacacacaaacacacacatagatcttccatctggttcacttctcaaatggccacatcagccagggctgggccaagttgaaggaagccaggagacaagagcttcagctgggtctcccatgtgtgtgcagggacccaaagacttgggctatcttctgctgctttccaaggcacgttaagtaggaagctagattggaaatggagcagctgggacctgaacaggtggccaaatggaatgccagcatcacatgcagTGGCATAAACTGCTGTGCTCTAAAGCTGATCTCTTTCTTCACTTGAGTGGCTATACTTGCTATCagacttttcattttgttgcctGTAATTCATTGCTGTTTTATACAAATTCT from Oryctolagus cuniculus chromosome 8, mOryCun1.1, whole genome shotgun sequence includes:
- the LOC138843609 gene encoding regulator of G-protein signaling 2-like, with translation MLSVVFMEIQPDCGGMDESVGSDTKSVEKQEKMKRSLLKDWKTRLSSFLQNSSTPGKPKTSKKSKQQTFSKPSPEEALLWSEGFEELLASKYGVAVFRAFLKSQFCEENIDFWLACEDFKKIKSSQKLSSKAKEIYIEFIEKDAPKEVNIDFQTKILIVQNIQNATTGCFTSAQKRVYSLMENNSYPHFLASEFYQNLCKKPQITTEHHAI